The nucleotide window TAGTTCTTACAGAGATAAGAATAATAAGAATCCTTTTAATATTGATATTAATTTTGTTAAAGACCAAAATGTTTACGGTTACAAAAAACTCAAGCTCTCAAATATGTTTAAAGACCCAAGCGGAGTTAGGGAGGTTTTATCTTATGAAATATTAAGAAACTATATGCCTGCCCCAAAATCAAATTTTGTGATGCTATATATTAATGGGAAAGTTCACGGACTTTATACTAATGTTGAATCAATAAGTAATGATTTCTTAGAAAAACACTTTGGCTCAAATGATAATCCGTTTTTTAAGTGCGACCCTATTACAATTACAGCTACTCCTGCACCGCCACCTCATGGCTGTAAACATGTTCAAGGGATTTCTTCATCACTTATCGACATGGGACCTGATACTTTCTGCTACGAACAATCTTATGAAATAAAATCAGACTATGGATGGACAGATTTAATGAATTTAGTTCTGGATTTAAACGGTAATATTTCAAACATCAAAAATGTCCTTAATGTTGATATGGTACTTTGGATGAATGCTTTTAACAATGTTTTTATTAATCTTGATAGTTATCTTGGTTCAGGTCATAATTACTATCTTTACGAAAATGATAATAAAATATTTAATACTATCTGCTGGGATTTGAATATGTGTTTTGGTTCTTTCACAAGAATTGATAGTGGGAGACATTTGAATATAGTTCAAATGATATCAATGCCTCCTGATTTTGCATTCTATAATGCAAATCGTCCTTTGGTAAATAAACTAATGGCGGTACCTGAATACAGAAGGAGATATTATGCACATTTTAAAACTATTTACACGGAATTTTTACAAAATGATAAAATGCAGGATAGAGCGGTTGTATTGCACTCTATGATTGATTCTTTTGTAACTATTGATAGCAATTATTTTTACAGTTATTATGATTTTTTAAGAAATATAAATCAGAATGTAGGATACGGACCACAAACAACGGTAGGAGTAAATTTATTAATGGATAATCGTAGTGGTTTTCTTAGTTTCCATTCCCAATTAAAAAAAACACAAGCAGAAATTACCGATATATCTCAATCTGTTGAATTTCCAATGGAAAATGAAGACGTTTGGATAAGTGCAAAAATATCAAATTCAACTCAGGCATTTTTATATTATCGTTCAGATTTATTTGTTCCTTTTAATAAAATTCAGATGTTTGACGATGGAAATCACCATGATGGAAATGCAAGTGATGGTATTTATGGAGTACAGATACCCGGATTTAATATGGCTACTAATGTAAATTATTATATTTATGCAGAAAATTTGATAACTAATACGGCAAAATTATCTCCTGAAAGAGCTGAATTTGAATACTACTCTTACATTGTTGGAAATCAATCTTCTACTTCAGATATTGTAATAAATGAATTGATGGCTTCAAATAATATTACTGTTGCTGACCAAAACAATGAATATGACGATTGGGTTGAAATTTATAATAATTCTTCAAATAATATTTCATTAAAAGGAATGGGACTTACTGATGATGAAAATGATATTTTTCAATTTGTTTTTCCCGATACTTTTATTGCTGCTCATGGTTTTATTATTGTTTGGATTGATGATGATGAAGAACAACAAGGCTTACATACAAATTTTAAATTATCAAAAGCAGGAGAGAAACTTATTTTATCAGATTCACAAGCTAAATTAATTGATCAGGTAATTTTTAATAATCAAACCACAGATATTTCTTTTGGCAGATATCCAAACGCTACAGGTAATTTTGAATTTATGCCACCGACATTTAATGCAAGTAATATTAGTTATTCAGATGTTTATGAGGCTTTTAAAGATAATAATGTTAGCATAAAAGTATATCCGAATCCAACAAATGGATTTTTAACTATTGAAGCAGAAAAGCTATTTGTTGAAATATTTGATGTTAATGGAAAAATAATTTTTAAATCCGATAAAGTACTATCATCAATTTGTAAAGTTGATTTACAAGGAAAGAAAGATGGATTGTATTTCGTTAGATTTTATAATAATGATTTTGTAAAAGTGAAAAAAATTATTTTGCGTAAATGATTGAATATGGTGGTTTTTAAATCACAAATTGCTTTTTGAAAAACCAAATATTACCAAATAAAAAAAAATATTATATTTGCGAAAGTATTTAATATACATTCAAAATTTATTAGGGCATGAAAATATTAAAACTACAGAAATTCACACACATATTACTAGCAAAAGGCTTTGTAGTATTGCTAATACAATGGATAATAGGGACTTATAGGTTTATAAGTATATCTGCACATAATGGAAATAAACGGAACTTCCGTTTATACTAATGTTGTGCGGCATACAAGAAAAGAGCCAACGCTCGGTCAAGCACATTTGGTTTTTGCCAACGCTAAAACCCAACGCTGAAAAACCAAAAGAGCTTGCCCTTTCCCAACCCACGACAAGACAATGAATATTTACACTGATATACAGTGAACTTTTACTATCTTTGACACCGAATAAACAAAACTTGGGTTTCAAATGAACCGAATAAAAGAAGTTTTAAAGGACAAAGGAATTTCGCAGACTTGGCTCGCCAAACAAACGGGAAAAAGTTACAACACGATTAACGAATATGCTCGTAACGTGAGACAACCGAGTTTGGAAGACTTGTACAAAATTTCGGAAATCTTAAACGTGAAAGTCAAAGATTTAATAACAGAAAGAACAGAATTAAAATAATGGCAGAAAAAAAATCACCAAAAGACGGATATATTTTTGA belongs to Bacteroidota bacterium and includes:
- a CDS encoding helix-turn-helix transcriptional regulator — its product is MNRIKEVLKDKGISQTWLAKQTGKSYNTINEYARNVRQPSLEDLYKISEILNVKVKDLITERTELK
- a CDS encoding CotH kinase family protein; protein product: LINIFLIFTTLSFAQDLYDINKIRNIKLDFYNSNWDAILDTFQKYNSDKRVLADLTIDGIKYDSVGVRFKGNSSYRDKNNKNPFNIDINFVKDQNVYGYKKLKLSNMFKDPSGVREVLSYEILRNYMPAPKSNFVMLYINGKVHGLYTNVESISNDFLEKHFGSNDNPFFKCDPITITATPAPPPHGCKHVQGISSSLIDMGPDTFCYEQSYEIKSDYGWTDLMNLVLDLNGNISNIKNVLNVDMVLWMNAFNNVFINLDSYLGSGHNYYLYENDNKIFNTICWDLNMCFGSFTRIDSGRHLNIVQMISMPPDFAFYNANRPLVNKLMAVPEYRRRYYAHFKTIYTEFLQNDKMQDRAVVLHSMIDSFVTIDSNYFYSYYDFLRNINQNVGYGPQTTVGVNLLMDNRSGFLSFHSQLKKTQAEITDISQSVEFPMENEDVWISAKISNSTQAFLYYRSDLFVPFNKIQMFDDGNHHDGNASDGIYGVQIPGFNMATNVNYYIYAENLITNTAKLSPERAEFEYYSYIVGNQSSTSDIVINELMASNNITVADQNNEYDDWVEIYNNSSNNISLKGMGLTDDENDIFQFVFPDTFIAAHGFIIVWIDDDEEQQGLHTNFKLSKAGEKLILSDSQAKLIDQVIFNNQTTDISFGRYPNATGNFEFMPPTFNASNISYSDVYEAFKDNNVSIKVYPNPTNGFLTIEAEKLFVEIFDVNGKIIFKSDKVLSSICKVDLQGKKDGLYFVRFYNNDFVKVKKIILRK